Proteins from one Acidimicrobiales bacterium genomic window:
- a CDS encoding YetF domain-containing protein: protein MGAALMELPLRATAVFFFLWALTRALGKRELAEMNAFELVLLIVLGDLIQQGVTQEDYSVTGALLAAGTIGFWVLVFSYLSFKFPRSRRALEGEPLLVVRNGEPLYDAMRLERLTLEEIEEEARMQGLKDLSEVEVGIMEPDGKFSFLKTNGEQHQPDEKHAAE from the coding sequence GTGGGTGCTGCCCTGATGGAGCTGCCCCTTCGCGCCACGGCCGTCTTCTTCTTCCTGTGGGCGCTGACCCGGGCGCTCGGCAAGCGGGAGCTGGCCGAGATGAACGCCTTCGAGCTGGTGCTGCTGATCGTGCTCGGCGACCTGATCCAGCAGGGCGTGACGCAGGAGGACTACTCGGTGACGGGCGCCCTCCTGGCCGCCGGCACCATCGGGTTCTGGGTCCTGGTGTTCTCGTACCTCTCGTTCAAGTTCCCACGCTCGCGTCGCGCCCTCGAGGGCGAGCCGCTGCTCGTGGTGCGGAACGGGGAGCCGCTGTACGACGCCATGCGGCTGGAGCGGCTCACCCTGGAGGAGATCGAGGAGGAGGCCCGGATGCAGGGGCTGAAGGACCTCTCGGAGGTCGAGGTCGGCATCATGGAGCCCGACGGCAAGTTCTCCTTCCTCAAGACGAACGGCGAGCAGCACCAGCCCGACGAGAAGCACGCCGCCGAG